DNA from Nitrospina gracilis Nb-211:
CTGGAGAATACCTATGGAATTGCGAACCTGGAATGCTTCCCGTTTCTGGAGAAGATCGGCGGCAGGGAAGAAGAAGTTCAGCGCATCCGTGATTGCCTGCACGGTGTCCTCACCCTCACCGCCGCATTGAAGGAAGTCCCGGACGCGGATCTCAAGCGCGTGGCCATCAGCACGCGGTTTCTGCGCACCGGCGGCTTCCATACGATTCTGATCCCGTGGGATGCGGAACCCGGGGAAGTGGCGCGCGTGCTTCGCGAGCGGTTGTCGCCGGAGGAACAGCAGGCGTTTCTGGAAAAGATCACTGCCGTGAAATCCACCATCCACGGCAAGTTGTTCATCCGCGAACTGTACTGCTCGTTGACCATCACCAACGACCAGTGTCTGCAGGGATACGAAACGCTGGCGAAAGTGGAACCCGACCCCGCGCTACGCCGCAAGATGTGGGCGGAGGTGACGATCACCGACTCCGACACGGCGAAGGAAAACCCGGAAATCCTGCCGCTCCGTTACGATGCGGACGTGGAGAAAATGACCCGGAAATTGCGCGAAGACACCACGTGGAACGAGTGGGAGATTCAGAAGAAGGCATACGAAACCATTCAGGAGCGGTTCGGCGGAACGTTCAAGGCTTTGCAGTTGCCGACGTTTTACTGCGACGTGACGCTGTCGGCTGAGGAGTGCATCCAGGGCGCGGAAAATTTCCATAAAGCCGCCGAGAGCGAGGCACTGCAATCGAAAACCTGGGGCCGCGTGCGCGTGACGCGGTACAATACGCGCATCCAAAGTGATTATAACGTGATGTTCCGTTACGACCTGGCGCCGGAAGAGATCGCGCAGGTGTTTTCCGCCAAGCCGACGAAAAAAGAAATCGAAAAGGCCGTGACGCGTGCGGAGAAGCTGGAGTCGCTCACCAAGAACAACGCCACCGGCCTGCGCGCGGTGTGCGACCTGGTGGACCTCGCTTCCTCCCTGTGCGTGCGGGGATTTGAGTATTTCATCGATTTCGTGCGTGCGCACCCGGACTTCCGTCCGGCGGGAACCGCCACGGATGTCATGTTCGTGGACGGCACCCAGCTGTCCCGCCTCAACTTTGCATTGAACTCGAGTTCGCGGGCGCATTACATTTACGTCGATGCGCGCGCCGGGTACCCGGAGTTCGAAGCTCACCTTTTGCAATTTGGTAAGGGCGCCCCTGCCCCTGTTCGCTGACGTCTTTTCTAGCTTTTGCGCACGGATTCCGGCAGGAGATAATGCCGGGTGTCGTAATCGGGATGGGTGAGGACCACCTGCTTGCACAGCCGCCGCGCTTCGTTGATGACCACCGGCGCCATCAGGTTGGCGGTCATCTGCCGGTAATCCTGCGGAATGCGTACGATGACGAGCACCGCCAGCGTGTCGTTGGTGCCCAAGGCGATTTCCTTCCTGTCGGCGGCGGTGAGGTCCACTTTGTAATCGGGGACGAAGAGGAACGGGTTGGTCACCACAAACGCGAGTCCGGGGTTGGTCAGCGAATGAAGCCAGTGGAGCGGACTTTCCGTTTTGGAATCGAAAGGGAGCACCGCGTATTCCGTTTCCAGTTCGAAGCCGGACAGCCCCTGCGTGAATGTGAGGACGGATGCGGGCGCAACCTCGAATTCGCCCAGCCGTGTGGACGCGTATTTCATGGCTTGAGATTGTCCTGCAGGATTTGGTGAATGGCGGCGGGGTCGAACTCGGGCGAGGCGGCGGACTGGTTTTCCTCCTTGATGCGGGCGAACACTTCCTCGCGGTACACCTTGGTATCGGGGGAGGCCTCGATGCCGATCCGGATGGTTTTGCCCTTGATTTCGATCACCGTCACCCGGATATCGTCGTTGATCAGGATGCTTTCCCCGACTTTTCGCGTCAAAACCAGCATGCCGACTCCTCTAGTTGGTGACCGGGACCCGCTTCGGGGATTATAGCAGATGAACCCGGAGCGGTCCGGGAAAAGATGGGCGGCGATTCAATTGACAGGGTAGGGCGATTGTGCTACTTTCCCTGATTCTTGATCCAGCAGTCACAGTGGGCCGAGGTAGCTCAGTCGGTAGAGCAGAGGACTGAAAATCCTCGTGTCGGCGGTTCGATTCCGTCCCTCGGCACCATTCGTCTTGCAACACCCATCCGACGCATACAAATAATTCCGGCCTGCGGGTCAGCTCATGCCGCACCTTCTGCGATGAAACAACAGGACCGTTTCCCCAGCCTGGGTTCGTTTTACCGGGTGCATGCGGGAGTGCCGTTCCTTCTGGCGCTTTTCCTGTTTGTGGTGTTCGAATTCACCCATCTCGATCTGACGGTGGAGAACTGGTTTTTCGATTCCGCCACCGGGCAGTTCCCCCTGCGTCACGTTTGGTTTTTTAAGGTATTCATGCACCGCTGGGTGAAATACGTGATCGTGGCGGTGGGCGTCGTTGTGGGGGTGTGTCTGTTGCTTTCCTTGAAGCTTCCACAGTTCCGCAGGCACTGGCGGGTGTTTCTTTTTCTCGGGCTCTGCCTCGGTCTGGGGCCCGCAGCCGTGGCGGGTCTGAAAGCGGCTACCAATATGCACTGCCCGTACGATCTCCAAATGTATGGCGGCACGTTTCCTTACGTTCGCCTGTTTGAATGGGCTCCGGAAGGAATGCGGCGCGGCCGTTGCTGGCCTGCGGGCCACGCCTCCGGCGGATTCGCACTGATGGGTTTTTATTTCATATGGTGGCGGAGCCGACCGAGGTGGGCGCATGCGGCTTTGGCCTTCGGCCTGGTGTATGGCTTTGCCATGGGCATAGGCCGGATGGTGCAGGGGGCCCATTTCCTGTCGCACAATTTCTGGTCCGCGCTGGTCTGCTGGCTGGTGGCGCTGTTGTGCTACCGCATTCTGCTGCAATCCCGCGATTTCCCTCAGGCCCGGGGCGCGGCCTGACCCGAAGGGTCAGGACCTTCCCGGCGGTGTGAGGATCCGGTACAGATTGTTTTTGAGCAGGTAGTTGGAGTATTGATAGTAGCTGATGGCCTCCGTCAGGAGTTCAGGGTTGGGTGGCGTCTTCTCCGTTTTGTAGCTGTAGTCCTGCACGTTCACCCGTTCGAAATCGACCTGCTGGTTGGGTGACAGGGTGATGAGTTGACCGTCGCGGAAATACCCCAGGTTCTGATAGGTTCCCAGCACCAGCCTGCCTTGTTCCTCCGGCTCTTTCAGAGCATCCTTGCCAAAGAATTTGCTGTTGTAGGAAAAGTTCATGAGCCCGAGGAGCGTCGGGCCGATATCGATCTGGCTCACGATTTTACTGACCACCTGGGGTTTGATGATCTTGGGCGCGTAGATGATGGCCGGGATGTGATAGTTCTGTAGCGGGATGTTCGTCTGCCCCCTCCCTCCGGCGCAATGATCGGCGATGACAACGAAGATGGTGTCATCAAACCAGGGTTTTTTCCGCGCCTTCTCGATGAAGGTGCCGATGGCGTAGTCCGTGTATTTCACCGCGCCCACGCGTCCGGTTTTGGAAGGAATGTCGATCCTGCCTTCGGGATAGGTGTAAGGCCGGTGGTTGGATGTCGTCAGCACGAATTCGAAAAACGGCTGGCCGCGGGCATGGGATGTGTCCGCTTCCTTCAGCGCCCGGGTGAGCAGGTTCTCATCGCAGATGCCCCAGATGTTGGCGAATTCAATCTCGCTGTTGTTAAAGTCGGTGCGGTCGATGGCTTTGAATCCGTTCTGTTCGAAAAAATAATTCATGTTGTCAAAGTAGCCGTATCCGCCGTACAGGAACTTGGTATCGTAACCCTTGGATTTGAAAATGGACCCGAGTGAAAACAGGTTCTCGTTTTTCGGGCGTTTTACGATCGAGTAACCGGGCGTCGGTGGGATCGACAGCGTGATGGCCTCCAGCCCGCGAACGGTGCGCAGTCCCGTCGCATACATCTGGGTGAAAAACATGGACTGATTGGCCAGGGCGTCCAGATAGGGCGTCGCATTGTAATGCGGCTCGAACATCCCCATGAATGAGGCGCTGAGGCTTTCCACCGTGATGAAGACGACATTGTATTTCTTTTCCTCGCCCTCATTGACGATCACACGGATCGGTTCCGGAGACATTTCGTCCGCCAGGTGGCTGTTGAAGGATGCCATCTCTTTTTTCATAACACGGATCATCTCTCTTTCATCGAGAGTCTGGTAAAAGGAGTAGTAGTCGAGCTCGTTTTTACGGAAGGCGGACACGAACTGGTAGAATCCGTTGCGGGACAGTTCGTCGACAATGCGGTTTTCTGAAATCCGTTTCTCCGTGGTCGCGGCCAGGGTGAACGACAGAAAGGGTGCCAGCGCCAGCACGGCAAACCCCACGCTCCGTTCACGACGGGACAGCTCCGGCAGTGCTTCCAGGCTTTGGTTGATCCGGGAACGAAACAGCCGGTAAATCACATACGCGGAAACCAGGATGGATGTGTAAACCAGGTACATCGGGTACGACTCCACAATGTTTCCGATCACTTCCTGCGTGTACACCAGGTAGTCCACGGCGATGAAATTGAACCGCGCATTGAACTCCATCCAGAAAAACCATTCTGCATGCGCTTGAAACGCAAAGATCACGATGATGACAAACGTCGCGATATGGAGAAACCGCTTGCTGTATGAAGAGCGTAGCGCCGCATTCGGAAGCACGAGGAAGTACAGCAGTAGCGGTACCAGAAAATACGCGAAGAACAGCGTGTCGTGGTACCAGCCGTAAAAATAGACCTTGAGCAGGTCCATCACTGGATTCTGAAAGCTGTCGAACTCTTTGACGGTGAGCACGGTCCGGATGATAAAGTTTTCCGTCAGACAAAGGACGTAAATGAGGAAGGGCAATTGGTAAAGTCTACAGTTTTTCTTGAACATGTGAATTCTCCCTGAAGAGATTCTCTTCAGAAAAATGAAACAGAAGCCTTCTCACTCCGACAACCAATGGGTCGACAAATTCGGTAGGATAAAACCTGAGTGGCAAGGGGCCGTTATCCGAGTGAGTCATGAATGCTGGGCACGGGTCAGAATCAACTGATGCAGATTACCAGAGTCGAGGGCTTCGGAAGGACTTGTAGAAATATGAAATAGGAGTCAAAAAAGTTCTATTAATGGATCAAAAAAAAACTATGGGCGAAGGCCGGCGGTGAGGACGCATGCGGCGCCGGCAGGGAGGCGGTTGGGTTGACTTTGCCTCGTGACACGGACGGGCTTAATCTGGAGATGCCTTTTTACGGCAGCCCTTCATGACGACCAGCCTTGCGGAGGGGGCTGGCGCTGGACCTCGCCCTTTCCCCGGAGGGTCTTGAGTCCCAGCCTGCGCGGTTTGTCCGGGGGATCGGCGGTGGAGGGTTGGGAATCATTCCATTTGCCGTTTCGCAAACTGAATGTTCTTCCGGGCAATGCTCGCTTGCTCGTGCATTCCATTTTTATCAAAGATAACCAGGGCCTTCTCGAAGTATTTGATGGCGGGTCCGGAATGTCCTTTCTGGAGCCACGCATCCCCCAGGTTGTTGAAATTGATGGCGACTTCCGTGTGATTGGGCCCGAATTTCTTAATCAGGTTTTCAGAGGCATATTCATAATTCTGAATGGCCTGGTTGTAGTTTTTGTTTTTTAAATGCAGATCGGCGATTTCGCTCAGCGTCAAGGCGACGGAGGGATGTTCCATTCCCAAAGTCTTGATCTGGCTGGACAAGGCTTTTTCATAATAGGGCAAGGCCAGATCGTAGCCGCCTTTCCTCGTCCACGCGAGGGCCAGGTTCTTTTGAAAGATAATCGTATTGGGATGATCCTGTCCCAAAGTTTTTAGCTGGATTGTGAGAGCGTGTTCATAATTCTGGCTGGCCCTTCCATAGTCCTTGCGGTACAACCAGACGTTGCCAAGGTTGTTGTATACGGTTGCAACATCGGTGTGATCCGGGCCAAGTTGCCGGCTCATTACCCTGATGGCGCGGTTGTAAAAAATCTCGGCCTGATCGTAGTCTTTCAAGGCGGTGTATGCATCCCCGGCTTTTGCCAGATACTTTCCCTCGCTTGGAGAAAGCCCCAGGGCCTCCTGATAACTTGCAAGGGCGTCCTGGTATTGCAGTTTGATTTCATGAATCAAACCCTTCATATATGCCCGTTCAGCGAGGCCCCTGGGGTTGGAAGCATTCGGGTTCTTTTTCGTGTCTATGCTTGCCAGTGCGTCATCCAGGTCTCCCGAACTGACCAGGTCTATTAGTTCTTCCGGTGCGTTGCCCTCGAGAAGCTGGTCTTTAAGCTTCTGGGTACCTGCAATGATTATTTTCTCCTCATCGTCAGTATAGCGGGGGGTGGGGGACGATGTTTTCGCCAACAGCACTTGTTGCTTGGTCCATAAATAAATTTCGTCATCTTGATTGGTCGGCTTGGCGATATTCGAATGGTTTTTTATAAACGGCTTATAGTCATGACCGAAGTAAACGGCGGAGTCTTTATCGACGATGATTCCGAAAGGCGCCGTTGAAACCAATTCAAACGCCGCAACCATGTGAAAGGGTTCCTTATGGTGAAAGGTCGAACGCCAATGATCATTTAAGGAATCCAGAAAACCACCTCTCCCCGGTTTCAAGTCTTCCAACTGCTGGCTATCACAAAAATACCTGGCGATTCCAACCAGGCCACTCCCCAGGTTGGGGGTACTGAGGGTCACTACCGACCTGATGGGGACTTTTCTGGACATCCGGTGGTGCCTGTTCAGGATGAATTCGCGGGTTACCAGCCCTCCCATGCTGTGAGCAACAAAAGACATTGATTGGTATTCTTTCTTGCGCAAATGTTTGTTGAGCTGGGTTTCAAGGCTGATAGCGATCTCCCGGATATTGAAGGAAGGGCCGCACTCGCTCAAATATCCAAAAACCATCACGTCGTATTGACTGAAATCCTTGTCATTGAATAACTCCTGAGGCCAATAGAAGGTGTCATTCCGCCATGTGGTCTGCGGGTCTCCACCAATTCCGTGTATGAAGACTATTAACTGGCTGGACTTGGGGTGGTCGAAAAAAAGAGAGGTTCTGGTAGGACCATCGTGTTTGCCCGGCAATGCCTGACAGCCCACCAACAGAAAAAGGAGAACGGGGAAAAGAACAGGCAGACATTTTTTCGAATAATCTGAAATGGCAGGACGCATTGGGAAAGCCCTCTACTTCGACCTACCGATAAGTTAGTTCCTTTTTTGAGGCAGTCAATAGCACCGCCCTGGAATTTTTGTTAACTTGTTGATTCTTATCTGGTTGGTGACTCGCGTGCGGGCGCTCTTTTTTTATTCCGTTGCCCAACCGTGATAAGCTTTGGGGCATGAATGGTTGGACCCGCACATTGTTTCTTGCCACGCTGGGGCCCCGGACGGGGCGTTTCCTGTTTTTTTTCTCTCTGCTGTTTTCGCTCTTCCAACCCGCACCGGCTTTCGCCGCCGATGCCATCACCGCGCAGGAAATAGAGCAGGCCGTCGATGGCATGAAGCTCATTCCCGCCGGACCCTTCCCCGCTGGTCCTCCGGACGAACCACGCACGGTGGAACTCGACGCTTTCTACATCGACATTCACGAGGTGACGCAGAAGGAATACGAACGGGTGACGGGGCGCAATCCGTCTTTCTTCAAAGACCCCGACCGCCCGGTGGAAAAAGTGGACTGGTTTGAGGCGCGGGATTACTGCGAAAAAACCGGACGCCGCCTGCCGACGGAATGGGAATGGGAAAAAGCGGCGAAGGCAGGCACCGCCACTCTCTATTACTGGGGCGACAAGGGCGCCGCCGCCCACGCCTGGTACAAGGAAAACGCGGACAAGCAGACGCACCGCGTCGGACAGAAACCGCCGAATGGGTTCGGCCTGTACGACATGGCGGGCAACGTGTGGGAGTGGACGGCGAGCGATCACGAAAACGGCGGCAAGGTGCAACGTGGCGGCTCCTGGCGCAACGGCGAGGAATCGTTGCAGACCGCAAACCGCATCCTCAGCCTGCCGCATTACCAGTACCACTACGTCGGCTTCCGCTGTGCGCTCACTCCGTGAGCCCTGCATCTCACCGGTTGGCCGAAATCAGTAAAGTGTCTGGGCCGGGGAAAACGCGAATCCTGCAACGACCCTGCTTGCCGGTGCATTCCCGCGGTGGGGCGAACCTATTTGCTCAGGTAGGCGGGCAGTTTGGTCGTGGCCCTGTCCACGATGGCGGTGTTCAGTTGCGCCCGGGTCAGGTTGCGGACATGGCTCAGGTCGACATTCCGCAGGTGCGTGCCCGAGATGTCGGTTTTGGTGAAGTCGGCTCCCGTCAGGACGGCGCGCTCGAGTTTCGCGTTTTGCAGGTTGGTTCCGGTCAGGTTGGCCGCGGCCAGGTTGGCCTCGCTCAGGTTGGCGGCGGCCAGGTTGGCATGAGAGAGGTTGGCGCCGCGCAGGTTGCCGTGGGTCAGGTTGGCTCCGCCCAAACTTTGCCAGGAAAGGTCGGCGCGAATCAGGTTGCGCTTTCCTTTCTCAGCGCGTTGCCGGTCCGATAAGAATGGAGCCTTGGCCATGAAGGGGTTCCTCAAATACTGGGTCGTCGTCCAATAAAATCCCACGTCCTTATTTGGGATAGATTGACCGAGTCAGGTTTAGTTTTAAACGGCGAGGGGACTTTTGCAAGCCTTTTCGGGAAGCCAATATCGACCGCCTTGCCTTGATTTTGACCCGGTTGCATACGTGCCCGATTTTAAAGGTTTGACAACGGTTGGAAGTCCCCT
Protein-coding regions in this window:
- a CDS encoding LTA synthase family protein, translated to MFKKNCRLYQLPFLIYVLCLTENFIIRTVLTVKEFDSFQNPVMDLLKVYFYGWYHDTLFFAYFLVPLLLYFLVLPNAALRSSYSKRFLHIATFVIIVIFAFQAHAEWFFWMEFNARFNFIAVDYLVYTQEVIGNIVESYPMYLVYTSILVSAYVIYRLFRSRINQSLEALPELSRRERSVGFAVLALAPFLSFTLAATTEKRISENRIVDELSRNGFYQFVSAFRKNELDYYSFYQTLDEREMIRVMKKEMASFNSHLADEMSPEPIRVIVNEGEEKKYNVVFITVESLSASFMGMFEPHYNATPYLDALANQSMFFTQMYATGLRTVRGLEAITLSIPPTPGYSIVKRPKNENLFSLGSIFKSKGYDTKFLYGGYGYFDNMNYFFEQNGFKAIDRTDFNNSEIEFANIWGICDENLLTRALKEADTSHARGQPFFEFVLTTSNHRPYTYPEGRIDIPSKTGRVGAVKYTDYAIGTFIEKARKKPWFDDTIFVVIADHCAGGRGQTNIPLQNYHIPAIIYAPKIIKPQVVSKIVSQIDIGPTLLGLMNFSYNSKFFGKDALKEPEEQGRLVLGTYQNLGYFRDGQLITLSPNQQVDFERVNVQDYSYKTEKTPPNPELLTEAISYYQYSNYLLKNNLYRILTPPGRS
- a CDS encoding pentapeptide repeat-containing protein, which codes for MAKAPFLSDRQRAEKGKRNLIRADLSWQSLGGANLTHGNLRGANLSHANLAAANLSEANLAAANLTGTNLQNAKLERAVLTGADFTKTDISGTHLRNVDLSHVRNLTRAQLNTAIVDRATTKLPAYLSK
- a CDS encoding formylglycine-generating enzyme family protein, with protein sequence MNGWTRTLFLATLGPRTGRFLFFFSLLFSLFQPAPAFAADAITAQEIEQAVDGMKLIPAGPFPAGPPDEPRTVELDAFYIDIHEVTQKEYERVTGRNPSFFKDPDRPVEKVDWFEARDYCEKTGRRLPTEWEWEKAAKAGTATLYYWGDKGAAAHAWYKENADKQTHRVGQKPPNGFGLYDMAGNVWEWTASDHENGGKVQRGGSWRNGEESLQTANRILSLPHYQYHYVGFRCALTP
- the fliW gene encoding flagellar assembly protein FliW; its protein translation is MKYASTRLGEFEVAPASVLTFTQGLSGFELETEYAVLPFDSKTESPLHWLHSLTNPGLAFVVTNPFLFVPDYKVDLTAADRKEIALGTNDTLAVLVIVRIPQDYRQMTANLMAPVVINEARRLCKQVVLTHPDYDTRHYLLPESVRKS
- a CDS encoding phosphatase PAP2 family protein, coding for MKQQDRFPSLGSFYRVHAGVPFLLALFLFVVFEFTHLDLTVENWFFDSATGQFPLRHVWFFKVFMHRWVKYVIVAVGVVVGVCLLLSLKLPQFRRHWRVFLFLGLCLGLGPAAVAGLKAATNMHCPYDLQMYGGTFPYVRLFEWAPEGMRRGRCWPAGHASGGFALMGFYFIWWRSRPRWAHAALAFGLVYGFAMGIGRMVQGAHFLSHNFWSALVCWLVALLCYRILLQSRDFPQARGAA
- a CDS encoding tetratricopeptide repeat protein encodes the protein MRPAISDYSKKCLPVLFPVLLFLLVGCQALPGKHDGPTRTSLFFDHPKSSQLIVFIHGIGGDPQTTWRNDTFYWPQELFNDKDFSQYDVMVFGYLSECGPSFNIREIAISLETQLNKHLRKKEYQSMSFVAHSMGGLVTREFILNRHHRMSRKVPIRSVVTLSTPNLGSGLVGIARYFCDSQQLEDLKPGRGGFLDSLNDHWRSTFHHKEPFHMVAAFELVSTAPFGIIVDKDSAVYFGHDYKPFIKNHSNIAKPTNQDDEIYLWTKQQVLLAKTSSPTPRYTDDEEKIIIAGTQKLKDQLLEGNAPEELIDLVSSGDLDDALASIDTKKNPNASNPRGLAERAYMKGLIHEIKLQYQDALASYQEALGLSPSEGKYLAKAGDAYTALKDYDQAEIFYNRAIRVMSRQLGPDHTDVATVYNNLGNVWLYRKDYGRASQNYEHALTIQLKTLGQDHPNTIIFQKNLALAWTRKGGYDLALPYYEKALSSQIKTLGMEHPSVALTLSEIADLHLKNKNYNQAIQNYEYASENLIKKFGPNHTEVAINFNNLGDAWLQKGHSGPAIKYFEKALVIFDKNGMHEQASIARKNIQFAKRQME
- the csrA gene encoding carbon storage regulator CsrA, whose translation is MLVLTRKVGESILINDDIRVTVIEIKGKTIRIGIEASPDTKVYREEVFARIKEENQSAASPEFDPAAIHQILQDNLKP